One Planctomycetota bacterium DNA segment encodes these proteins:
- a CDS encoding response regulator, whose protein sequence is MMVTQMVSGMGVVTMTDARDNIEGSAAPSEDRPGLPTKILIAEDEHLLAASLADQLREMSIQVIGPASDGEKALELARTHMPDIALLDIRMPKIDGLSVAEAIFSELGIPAMLVSAYSDEQSVARSVKAGVFGYLVKPITRDELRVGLTVAWARYREQKSLAGQVEELKVALENRKLVERAKGILMDRLRLGEAEAMKRLQKQARDARRTLADMSRAIIESKQLFDEKK, encoded by the coding sequence ATGATGGTCACACAAATGGTATCCGGGATGGGAGTTGTGACTATGACTGATGCGCGTGACAACATCGAGGGGTCGGCTGCGCCGTCGGAGGACCGCCCCGGTCTGCCGACGAAGATTTTGATCGCGGAGGACGAGCATCTTCTGGCGGCCAGTCTGGCGGACCAGTTGCGTGAAATGTCCATTCAGGTCATCGGGCCGGCGAGCGACGGCGAAAAGGCGCTGGAGTTGGCGCGGACGCACATGCCGGACATCGCCCTGCTCGATATCCGCATGCCCAAGATCGACGGCCTGAGCGTCGCGGAAGCGATCTTCAGCGAGCTGGGCATCCCCGCGATGCTCGTCAGCGCGTACAGCGATGAGCAGAGCGTGGCGCGGAGCGTCAAGGCGGGGGTGTTCGGCTACCTCGTCAAGCCGATTACGCGCGACGAACTGCGCGTCGGGCTGACGGTGGCGTGGGCCCGGTACCGGGAGCAGAAGTCGCTGGCCGGCCAGGTCGAGGAATTGAAGGTCGCGTTGGAGAACCGCAAGCTGGTGGAGCGGGCGAAGGGGATTCTGATGGATCGCCTGCGGCTGGGCGAGGCGGAGGCGATGAAACGCCTGCAGAAACAGGCCCGCGACGCCCGCCGCACGCTCGCCGACATGTCCCGCGCGATCATCGAGAGCAAACAGCTTTTTGATGAGAAGAAGTAA